The Thermus brockianus genome window below encodes:
- a CDS encoding phospho-N-acetylmuramoyl-pentapeptide-transferase, protein MALALLLSWLFTGIWVTFMRGLGLGKRVRQDGPQSHLAKEGTPSMGGVAFLLAAFLAYWALGKDPFLGLWLLGLGFALLGLLDDLGNSLARPLKAREKLALQGLMALVFALFAARQVAYTPWPILDVLLIFLAVVGAANAFNFTDGLDGLLASVTAILLLPFYPYPFAQTLLGSLLGFLWHNAPKAKVFMGDTGSQALGAMVAGLFVLTGKLWLLPLAAIVPVLEVLSVVAQVAYFRRTGKRLFRMSPLHHHFELLGWEEAKIVFRFAVLTALATALAFGLGGGA, encoded by the coding sequence ATGGCCTTAGCCCTCCTTTTATCCTGGCTATTCACCGGCATCTGGGTCACCTTCATGCGGGGCTTGGGGCTGGGCAAACGGGTACGCCAGGATGGCCCCCAGTCCCACCTGGCCAAGGAGGGGACCCCCAGCATGGGAGGGGTGGCCTTCCTCCTCGCCGCCTTCCTGGCCTACTGGGCCCTGGGCAAGGACCCCTTCCTGGGGCTATGGCTCTTGGGGCTCGGCTTCGCCCTCCTTGGGCTATTGGATGACCTGGGCAACAGCCTGGCCCGGCCCCTAAAGGCCCGGGAAAAGCTAGCCCTGCAGGGGCTCATGGCCCTGGTCTTCGCCCTTTTCGCCGCCAGGCAGGTGGCCTACACCCCTTGGCCCATCCTGGACGTCCTCCTCATCTTCCTGGCCGTGGTGGGCGCCGCCAACGCCTTCAACTTCACGGATGGCCTGGACGGGCTCCTCGCCAGCGTCACCGCCATCCTGCTTCTGCCCTTTTACCCTTACCCCTTCGCCCAAACGCTCCTGGGAAGCCTCTTGGGCTTCCTCTGGCACAACGCCCCCAAGGCAAAGGTCTTCATGGGGGATACGGGAAGCCAGGCCCTAGGGGCCATGGTGGCGGGGCTTTTTGTGCTCACGGGGAAGCTTTGGCTCCTGCCCCTGGCCGCCATCGTCCCCGTGCTGGAGGTGCTTTCCGTGGTAGCCCAGGTGGCCTACTTCCGCCGCACGGGCAAAAGGCTTTTCCGCATGAGCCCCCTGCACCACCACTTTGAGCTTCTGGGCTGGGAAGAGGCCAAGATCGTCTTCCGCTTCGCCGTCCTTACCGCCTTGGCCACGGCCCTGGCCTTTGGGCTTGGAGGTGGGGCGTGA
- a CDS encoding helix-turn-helix domain-containing protein has product MVNRDRLITLMRSRGLRPSDLARLSGLSTGHVSQILKGERTRLEVRTLVRLAKALDVPVQELLLEESDALASRR; this is encoded by the coding sequence ATGGTGAACCGGGACCGACTCATAACCCTGATGCGGAGTAGGGGGCTGCGCCCCTCGGACTTGGCCCGCCTCAGTGGCCTTTCTACCGGACATGTGTCCCAGATCCTTAAGGGGGAGCGCACCCGCCTCGAGGTGCGTACCTTGGTGCGTTTGGCGAAGGCCCTAGACGTGCCCGTTCAGGAGTTGCTCTTGGAGGAAAGCGATGCCCTGGCTTCCCGTAGATGA
- a CDS encoding helix-turn-helix domain-containing protein: MEGPFAEEILAAMKRLGMRRLEEFADAFGLGRTTVYNLVLGRKVGNKWIKPSLDTVVRLSLALNIPVEDLIAKLYEDEVPTLGQREEVHVPVVGYVGGGPSQLEEIEERTVPVRVKGDARHLAAFKVRGNSMCAGKRPICHGDVIIVNTEDKGHPGAIVVARLENGEYVVKLLKNGALYSTNPEENGPPVIPLDQVAEIVGRVVEVRSRL, encoded by the coding sequence TTGGAAGGCCCCTTCGCCGAGGAAATCCTGGCCGCCATGAAGCGCCTCGGCATGCGGCGCCTGGAAGAGTTCGCCGACGCCTTCGGTCTGGGTCGTACCACCGTCTACAACCTTGTCCTGGGCCGCAAAGTGGGGAATAAGTGGATCAAACCCTCCTTAGACACCGTGGTCCGCCTCTCCTTGGCCCTTAACATCCCCGTGGAAGACCTTATCGCCAAGCTTTACGAAGACGAGGTACCCACCCTAGGGCAACGGGAGGAGGTTCACGTCCCCGTGGTGGGCTACGTGGGCGGCGGCCCCTCCCAGCTGGAGGAGATTGAGGAGCGCACCGTCCCCGTGCGGGTGAAGGGGGACGCCCGGCACCTCGCGGCCTTCAAGGTGCGGGGCAACTCCATGTGCGCCGGGAAGCGCCCCATCTGCCACGGGGACGTCATCATCGTCAACACCGAGGACAAGGGCCACCCAGGGGCCATCGTGGTGGCCCGGCTGGAGAACGGGGAGTACGTGGTGAAGCTCCTCAAGAACGGGGCCCTCTACTCCACCAACCCCGAGGAGAACGGGCCTCCCGTCATTCCCCTGGACCAGGTGGCGGAGATCGTGGGCCGGGTGGTGGAGGTGCGGAGCAGGCTCTAG
- a CDS encoding phage virion morphogenesis protein: protein MGVRLKGDWRELNEALRKLGRGVPQKVKEAIAEGILARTHRRFEESRAPDGSPWPPLSPATLAKEVRPRDRLKRGGISAAAQRRVALRKPLVVTARLKNSISWKVAGSRIYVGTNLEYARIHQFGGYAGRGRKVYIPARPFLGLTEEDREEAKALLLEWMKEATR, encoded by the coding sequence ATGGGCGTGCGCCTCAAAGGGGACTGGCGGGAGCTAAACGAGGCCCTGAGAAAGCTCGGGCGGGGCGTCCCCCAGAAGGTCAAGGAGGCCATCGCCGAGGGGATCCTCGCCCGCACCCACCGCCGCTTTGAGGAGAGCCGGGCCCCGGACGGCTCCCCCTGGCCGCCCCTCTCCCCCGCCACCCTGGCGAAGGAGGTGCGGCCCAGGGACCGGCTCAAGCGGGGCGGGATCTCCGCCGCCGCCCAGAGGCGCGTGGCCCTGCGCAAGCCCCTGGTCGTCACGGCCCGCCTGAAGAACTCCATCTCCTGGAAGGTGGCGGGAAGCCGCATCTACGTGGGCACTAACCTGGAGTACGCCCGCATCCACCAGTTCGGGGGCTACGCCGGGAGGGGGCGGAAGGTCTACATCCCCGCCCGCCCCTTCCTGGGCCTCACCGAGGAAGACCGCGAGGAGGCCAAGGCCCTCCTCCTGGAGTGGATGAAGGAGGCGACGCGGTGA
- a CDS encoding peptidoglycan D,D-transpeptidase FtsI family protein, which yields MTTGVSRVPLVFAGLFLWLVLFALGVYALLTHPPRLAPPPPAPPPPRGALYAHDGTPLAVTLQSGRSYPLGQSASQLLGFGERSSGRGLEGLERDLNAALAEGRSFSLTLDPWIQAMAEQALWQGLERSRGSFATALVLDREGRLLAVANGPAFDPLAPRKDPEKDLSWRNHAFLVPLEPGSTMKALTAAMLLEEGAASLTTRVEAPMHRVVDGWTIRDVVPHPPVLSLAEVLKYSSNVGISLLAEALPKDVFFRYMERLHLTDPELLPGIRVAAPLVKPPREWSQAAYANHTFGQGFLITPLHLAAAFGALVDGVYRPPVLFAGSQRQGQRVFSEATAKAVRQALMEGLAPRAHLPGYRLAGKTGTAQVVVNGRYSREVFTAWFAGFVPGDNPLYTVVVAVHHPKGEVHGSQVAAPIFREIASHLLAYRGIPPYAEGR from the coding sequence GTGACCACCGGGGTAAGCCGGGTCCCTTTGGTCTTTGCTGGCTTGTTCCTTTGGTTGGTCCTCTTCGCCCTGGGGGTTTATGCCCTCCTCACCCACCCGCCCCGCCTGGCCCCTCCCCCTCCCGCCCCACCTCCCCCTCGAGGGGCCCTCTACGCCCACGACGGCACGCCCTTGGCCGTCACCCTGCAATCCGGCCGCTCCTACCCCCTAGGGCAAAGCGCTAGCCAACTCCTCGGCTTCGGGGAACGGAGCTCAGGCAGGGGCTTAGAGGGGCTGGAACGCGACCTCAACGCCGCCCTCGCCGAAGGGCGCTCCTTCTCCCTTACCCTAGACCCCTGGATCCAGGCCATGGCGGAGCAAGCCCTGTGGCAGGGCCTGGAGAGGAGCCGGGGAAGCTTTGCCACTGCCCTCGTCCTAGACCGCGAAGGAAGGCTTCTCGCCGTGGCCAACGGCCCCGCCTTTGACCCCTTGGCCCCGCGCAAGGACCCGGAAAAGGACCTCTCGTGGCGCAACCACGCCTTCTTGGTGCCCTTGGAGCCCGGCTCCACCATGAAAGCCCTCACCGCCGCCATGCTCCTGGAGGAAGGGGCGGCAAGCCTCACCACCCGGGTGGAAGCCCCCATGCACCGGGTGGTGGATGGCTGGACCATCCGCGACGTGGTCCCCCACCCTCCCGTGCTCTCCCTGGCGGAGGTGCTCAAGTACTCCTCCAACGTGGGCATCAGCCTGCTGGCCGAGGCCTTGCCCAAGGACGTATTCTTCCGCTACATGGAACGCCTCCACCTCACTGACCCCGAACTCCTTCCCGGGATCCGGGTGGCAGCCCCCCTGGTCAAGCCCCCTAGGGAGTGGAGCCAGGCCGCTTACGCCAACCACACCTTTGGCCAGGGCTTCCTGATAACCCCCCTGCACCTGGCCGCCGCCTTCGGCGCCTTGGTGGACGGCGTGTACCGCCCGCCGGTTCTTTTCGCCGGAAGCCAACGCCAAGGACAAAGGGTTTTCTCAGAGGCCACGGCCAAGGCCGTACGCCAAGCCCTCATGGAGGGCCTCGCTCCCCGGGCCCACCTCCCGGGGTACCGCCTAGCGGGCAAGACGGGCACCGCCCAGGTGGTGGTGAACGGGCGGTACTCCCGCGAGGTCTTCACCGCCTGGTTCGCCGGCTTCGTCCCCGGGGACAATCCCCTTTACACCGTGGTGGTGGCCGTGCACCACCCCAAGGGCGAGGTCCATGGGAGCCAGGTGGCGGCCCCCATCTTCCGGGAGATCGCCAGCCATCTCTTGGCCTACCGGGGCATCCCCCCCTATGCTGAAGGGCGGTGA
- a CDS encoding Mu-like prophage major head subunit gpT family protein, with amino-acid sequence MILNRENLSALSRTLKALVFEAKEGYTPLWPKLALEVQSNGRANYYAWMENMPTMRLWEGERQVQNLTAETFAIANADWEATFAVSRTDAEDDQMDLIRITALQYARRWAEHDDLLIADLLRKGFQQKGYDGRPFFGSHTVGKRTFQNASNAPLTREAFRQALSQMRQLTDARGYPLGFFLQKPIYLVVGPGLESTAYEIVGVPTLPSGGANPDYGKAEILVSPWLVEEYETYWFLVDGSQAIRPFVLQRRSRPEWVAKDDPETSDEVFKRNVFIYGVYERKAAGYLFWQLAYGSTGTGTGA; translated from the coding sequence ATGATCCTGAACCGCGAGAACCTGAGCGCCCTCAGCCGGACCCTCAAGGCCCTGGTCTTTGAGGCCAAGGAGGGGTACACCCCCCTCTGGCCGAAGCTGGCCCTGGAGGTCCAGTCCAACGGCCGGGCCAACTACTACGCCTGGATGGAGAACATGCCCACCATGCGCCTCTGGGAGGGGGAGCGGCAGGTCCAGAACCTCACCGCCGAGACCTTCGCCATCGCCAACGCCGACTGGGAGGCCACCTTCGCCGTGTCCCGCACGGACGCGGAGGACGACCAGATGGACCTCATCCGCATCACCGCCCTCCAGTACGCCCGGAGGTGGGCCGAGCACGACGACCTCCTCATCGCCGACCTCCTGCGCAAGGGGTTCCAGCAGAAGGGCTACGACGGCCGCCCCTTCTTCGGCTCCCACACGGTGGGGAAGCGGACCTTCCAGAACGCGAGCAATGCTCCCCTGACCCGGGAGGCCTTCCGTCAGGCCCTGAGCCAGATGAGGCAGCTCACCGACGCCCGAGGCTACCCCCTGGGCTTCTTCTTGCAAAAGCCCATCTACCTGGTGGTGGGCCCCGGGCTGGAGAGCACCGCCTACGAGATCGTGGGGGTGCCCACCCTGCCCTCGGGCGGGGCCAACCCCGACTACGGGAAGGCCGAGATCCTGGTCAGCCCCTGGCTGGTGGAGGAGTACGAGACCTACTGGTTCCTGGTGGATGGGAGCCAGGCCATCCGCCCCTTCGTCCTCCAGCGGCGGAGCCGCCCCGAGTGGGTGGCGAAGGACGACCCCGAGACCTCCGACGAGGTCTTCAAGCGCAACGTCTTCATCTACGGGGTCTACGAGCGTAAAGCGGCGGGCTACCTCTTCTGGCAGCTGGCCTACGGCTCCACCGGCACCGGCACCGGCGCATGA
- a CDS encoding capsid cement protein produces MFDTERWADEYLIPLPVKANAVIRQGALVMVSGGYAEEAAPGTGKIALGVAQETVDNTGGTDGAKKVLVRRGVFRFENDPADPVGPTELGKDVYATGPNTVGKTGTGRSKAGRALKVEPDYVWVEVW; encoded by the coding sequence ATGTTTGACACCGAGCGCTGGGCGGACGAGTACCTCATCCCCCTCCCGGTGAAGGCGAACGCCGTCATCCGGCAGGGAGCCCTGGTGATGGTGAGCGGGGGCTACGCCGAGGAGGCGGCCCCCGGCACCGGGAAGATCGCCCTGGGCGTGGCCCAGGAGACGGTGGACAACACCGGGGGGACGGACGGCGCGAAGAAGGTCCTGGTGCGCCGGGGAGTGTTCCGCTTTGAGAACGACCCCGCCGACCCCGTGGGCCCCACGGAGCTGGGAAAGGACGTTTATGCCACCGGGCCCAACACCGTGGGCAAAACGGGCACGGGCCGCTCCAAGGCGGGCCGGGCCCTGAAGGTGGAACCGGACTACGTCTGGGTGGAGGTGTGGTAG
- the mraZ gene encoding division/cell wall cluster transcriptional repressor MraZ has product MPFGEYQYSLDDKGRVVIPGPFRDFLEDGLVLTRGMEGCLYVFPTDRWRKIEEQLVNLPLTDRDARAFVRFFYSGAHKTRMDNASRVLIPPPLRQFAGLTEGGEVVIAGAPGRLEIWSLERWWKAIEEILHNPPAPEALRGLIG; this is encoded by the coding sequence ATGCCCTTCGGCGAGTACCAGTACAGCCTGGACGACAAGGGGCGGGTGGTCATTCCCGGCCCTTTTCGCGATTTCCTCGAGGACGGCCTGGTGCTCACCCGGGGCATGGAGGGCTGCCTCTATGTATTCCCCACCGACCGCTGGCGCAAGATTGAGGAGCAACTGGTCAACCTGCCCCTCACCGACAGGGATGCCCGGGCCTTTGTGCGCTTCTTCTACTCAGGTGCCCACAAAACCCGCATGGACAACGCCTCCCGGGTCCTCATCCCCCCTCCCCTGCGCCAGTTCGCCGGGCTTACCGAAGGGGGCGAGGTGGTCATCGCCGGCGCGCCGGGAAGGTTGGAGATCTGGAGCTTGGAGCGCTGGTGGAAGGCCATCGAGGAAATCCTGCACAACCCGCCGGCCCCCGAGGCCCTGCGGGGACTTATTGGATAG
- a CDS encoding phage protease, whose amino-acid sequence MTSLTGFPKNTDTSTPTFSGTLRAALAEAPDRIPLHPFGEFVGNGTVFLYDEESLQAALEDLRTRGVPWVLDFHHQTVRVEEGQAQEAPAAGFITGLVVGEDGFVYGLVEWSETGRERVSRGEYAYVSPVFYYDPTPDEMGRHRVLGYHSFALTNNPGIRFQKRIEAEADMLEKLRQALGLDPEATEEAALQALEDLKREAAVGRVVLEVGLGAEDPTELKAKLLRLLAAQDALEELERTRKELEAIKVQTREEKAQALVRKALEEGRILPHQREFWLAQARADLEAARKALEGMPRLVPVELPKAERKALEEDEPLRRLAQVFRVSEEALKRFGGE is encoded by the coding sequence ATGACGAGTTTGACCGGCTTCCCCAAGAATACCGATACCTCCACCCCGACCTTTTCCGGCACGCTGCGCGCCGCCTTGGCCGAGGCGCCTGACCGCATCCCCCTCCATCCCTTCGGGGAGTTCGTGGGGAACGGGACGGTCTTCCTCTACGACGAGGAGAGCCTCCAGGCGGCCCTGGAGGACCTTAGGACCCGGGGCGTGCCCTGGGTCCTGGACTTCCACCACCAGACGGTGCGGGTGGAGGAGGGCCAGGCCCAGGAGGCCCCCGCGGCGGGGTTCATCACCGGGCTGGTGGTGGGGGAGGACGGCTTCGTCTACGGCCTGGTGGAGTGGTCGGAGACGGGGCGGGAGCGGGTGAGCCGGGGGGAGTACGCCTACGTCTCCCCGGTCTTCTACTACGACCCCACCCCGGACGAGATGGGCAGGCACCGGGTGCTGGGCTACCACTCCTTCGCCCTCACCAACAACCCCGGCATCCGGTTCCAAAAGCGCATAGAAGCGGAGGCGGACATGCTGGAAAAGCTCAGGCAGGCCCTAGGACTGGACCCGGAGGCCACCGAGGAGGCGGCCCTCCAGGCCCTGGAGGACCTCAAGCGAGAGGCCGCCGTGGGCCGGGTGGTCCTGGAGGTGGGGCTCGGGGCCGAGGACCCCACGGAGCTCAAGGCCAAGCTCCTGCGCCTCCTGGCCGCGCAGGACGCCCTGGAGGAGCTGGAGCGCACCCGGAAGGAGCTGGAAGCCATCAAGGTCCAGACCCGGGAGGAGAAGGCCCAGGCCCTGGTGCGTAAGGCCCTGGAGGAAGGGCGCATCCTCCCCCACCAGCGGGAGTTCTGGCTCGCCCAGGCCCGGGCCGACCTCGAGGCCGCCCGCAAGGCCCTGGAGGGGATGCCCCGGCTGGTGCCCGTGGAGCTGCCCAAGGCGGAGCGGAAGGCCTTGGAGGAGGACGAGCCTCTGCGCAGGCTCGCCCAGGTCTTCAGGGTTTCCGAGGAGGCCCTGAAGCGGTTTGGAGGTGAGTGA
- a CDS encoding UDP-N-acetylmuramoyl-tripeptide--D-alanyl-D-alanine ligase, translated as MLKGGEGLVYLAHVREVTPEWVAEATGGRLHPGGGPVRDLHWDSREVTPLSLFVALPGTRTHGRTFIPEARAKGANLVLADVPGEATVEVEDPGQGLVRLGKALRRLFPGVVVAVGGSSGKTTTKEALAQGLGFPAPFGNQNTAPPLTRFFFHLDPRAEGAVVELGVDRVGEMAELMALSEPALSVLTALGEEHLQAFGSLRGVVEEEAKLLDAPQALVSLRAKEVLLAFGRYKGEPTYGFGEATFQGRELELLPERTRFRYRHLRVEVPYPGLGPALGALAALAVAELLGKDLEGVAERLAGLRLPPGRMERRVLGGVVFLNDAYNANPLSVKAGLAWLAAQPGRKWVVLGEMRELGALAEPLHLEVAEEAARLGLRPLYLGPYAKAQAALGGEAAETLEEAMAWLKARVAPGDLVYLKASRAVGLERILELWDA; from the coding sequence ATGCTGAAGGGCGGTGAGGGTCTTGTGTATCTTGCTCATGTTAGGGAAGTAACGCCGGAATGGGTGGCGGAGGCCACCGGGGGGCGGCTCCACCCTGGAGGCGGACCGGTGCGGGACCTCCACTGGGATAGCCGGGAGGTGACCCCCTTAAGCCTCTTCGTGGCCCTTCCCGGAACCCGGACCCACGGGCGCACCTTCATCCCCGAGGCCCGGGCCAAGGGGGCAAACCTCGTCCTGGCGGACGTCCCTGGCGAGGCCACGGTGGAGGTGGAAGACCCTGGCCAGGGGCTAGTCCGCCTGGGCAAGGCCCTGAGGCGGCTTTTCCCCGGGGTCGTGGTGGCGGTGGGCGGAAGCTCCGGCAAGACCACCACCAAGGAGGCCCTGGCCCAGGGCCTGGGTTTTCCCGCCCCCTTCGGCAACCAGAACACCGCTCCCCCTCTCACCCGCTTCTTTTTCCACCTGGACCCCAGGGCGGAAGGGGCGGTGGTGGAGCTTGGGGTAGACCGGGTGGGGGAGATGGCGGAGCTCATGGCCCTTTCCGAGCCCGCCCTTTCCGTCCTCACCGCCTTGGGGGAGGAGCACCTCCAGGCCTTCGGGAGCCTTAGGGGCGTGGTGGAGGAAGAGGCCAAGCTCTTGGATGCCCCACAGGCCCTGGTGAGCCTCCGGGCCAAGGAGGTGCTCCTGGCCTTCGGCCGTTATAAGGGGGAGCCCACCTACGGCTTCGGGGAGGCTACCTTCCAAGGAAGGGAGTTGGAACTTCTGCCCGAAAGGACGCGCTTCCGCTACCGCCACCTCCGGGTGGAGGTCCCCTATCCCGGCCTCGGCCCCGCCTTAGGGGCCCTGGCCGCCTTGGCGGTGGCGGAGCTCCTGGGAAAGGACCTGGAAGGGGTGGCGGAAAGGCTTGCCGGCCTACGCCTACCCCCGGGGCGCATGGAGCGGCGGGTCCTGGGAGGGGTGGTCTTCCTGAACGATGCCTACAACGCCAACCCCCTCTCCGTAAAGGCCGGCCTCGCCTGGCTTGCCGCCCAACCTGGCCGGAAGTGGGTGGTCCTAGGGGAGATGCGGGAGCTTGGGGCCCTGGCGGAGCCCCTCCACCTAGAGGTGGCGGAGGAAGCGGCCCGGCTTGGGCTAAGGCCCCTCTACCTGGGCCCCTACGCCAAGGCCCAGGCCGCCCTCGGGGGCGAGGCGGCGGAAACGCTGGAAGAGGCCATGGCCTGGCTCAAGGCCCGCGTGGCCCCGGGGGATCTCGTTTACCTGAAGGCCTCGAGGGCCGTGGGCCTGGAAAGGATCCTGGAGCTATGGGACGCCTGA
- a CDS encoding gp436 family protein yields the protein MITLEDLRQALPLDVLLYLVDEEGAGVLTPEGQARAEAALREAWAEVESYLAQRYALPLPSLPEVLKAKAVDIAVYRLMLRRGIRPGTADEAALTRYRDAVAFLRDVAVGKASLPLPPTGEPARPKGGAAVRGKRVFSRESLEDF from the coding sequence ATGATCACCCTCGAGGACCTCCGCCAAGCCCTCCCCCTAGACGTCCTCCTCTACCTGGTGGACGAGGAGGGGGCGGGGGTCCTCACGCCCGAGGGCCAGGCCCGGGCCGAAGCCGCCCTGAGGGAGGCCTGGGCCGAGGTGGAAAGCTACCTCGCCCAGCGCTACGCCCTCCCCCTCCCCTCCCTCCCCGAGGTGCTGAAGGCCAAGGCGGTGGACATCGCCGTCTACCGCCTCATGCTCCGCCGGGGCATCCGGCCCGGCACCGCCGACGAGGCCGCCCTCACCCGATACCGGGACGCCGTGGCCTTCCTTCGGGACGTGGCCGTGGGCAAGGCCTCCCTGCCCCTCCCCCCCACGGGGGAGCCCGCGAGGCCCAAGGGCGGGGCCGCCGTCCGGGGGAAGCGGGTCTTCTCCCGGGAGAGCCTGGAGGACTTCTGA